The genome window CGGATTGTGTGATGTGCGGATGCCGTTACAGCCCATTGCTTTCAGCATTTGCAACTGGCGTTCAAGCGCCCGGGTATTTACGGCAGCGCCCAGCGAACCCAGGTCGTGGTGATCACAAACGCCCAGTATTTTCATGGGTTGGCCGTTTAAAGAAAAGCCCTTGTCTGCATCAAAGTTAAAATAGCGGATGCCCACAGGAGTAGTATATTCATCCAGCACCTTAGCATTTTTAACTACCTGCGTTACCAGTTTATATTGGTATGGGTTGTTTACAGACCATAGTATCGGTTTTTTCAAAATAAATACCTGTCCGGCGTTTATCACAGAATCCCCCTCATTTGCTTTCGCAACAATAGCACCGGCGCCTGCAATAGCTTTGCCGGCAGCATCATAAAGCACAGTTTTTATGGTAATTGCTGAGGCTCCGTCCTTATTCTTTACCTTTACCTGCAGGTTTATTTTTGCTTCTTGTTGGCTTACTTCAGGTGTGGTAACATAAGTTCCCCAATGATCTATCGCTACCTTGTTGGTGGTAACCAGCCAAACATTGCGGTAAATGCCCGAGCCGGAATACCAGCGTGAATTGGGCTGCACAGAATTATCAACCTTAACGGATATGGTATTTTTACCACCGAAATTTAAATAAGGCGTAAGCTCGTACCTGAACGAGATATAGCCATTAGGGCGGAAACCAAGGTGATGCCCGTTTATCCACACATCGCTTTTTTGATAAACGCCATCAAAGTCAATATAAACCAGTTTACCTTTTGACGCCGTGGGTACGGTAAATGTTTTGCGGTACCAGCCTATGCCACCTGGCAATGCACCACCTTCGGGTGTTGCGGGGTTGTCTTTGCTGAATTTGCCTTCAATGCTCCAGTCGTGCGGCAGGTTTAACAAGCGCCAGTTTGCATCACTTACACTTGCCTTTTCGCCGCCTGTAACGTCGCCTAAATGAAAGTGCCAGCCTTTATCAAAGTCGGCAACGGTGCGGCCCTGCTGGGCAATTGCGGCAGAACTGGTAAATAAAAAAAAGAGTAAACCAAAAAGTCCCGCAGTTTTTGGAACAAAGCTTTTAAAAACAGACATAACTGGTGTTTGATTAATAACTGTAAAATCGACACTAATCTATAAATTATTAATATATATAGCGTGAATCATTTTTTTTATTTTAGAGGTAATTATTGCCTTATGGAAGATCACGCCAATAGCCGTCACAAAAAAACAGTACAGCCGGTAGCCAAAGCCCGGCAGGAAGTATATGTTTTACGAGATCTGAAAGAATATCTTGGGGAATCGCTATTAATTATTTTCAGTGTTTTACTGGCCCTGGTTTTAACGGAGTTTATAAATAAGCAGCACGAAAAATCACAAACAAAAGAATTGCTGAACAATATTAAAGAGGAACTGAAAAAAAACAAACAGGCAGAGCAGGAACAGTACGTTTACCAGCAGGGTATTTTGAAGCGAATTGATTCGGTTTTGAGAGATCCCGGATTGCAAAAAAAGGTATTAACCGATGGCACTTTCCATTTGGATTACCTGGCGCCTGAGGGGGTCTCGCTGCATGACCTGAGCAGGGTGGCCTGGCAGGTGGCGCAAAGCCATGACATTACGCCGAAACTTGAATTTAAGCTGGTTGAAATGCTTACTGATATTTATGACCAACAGGCAAGGATTGACAAAATTGAAGACAAAGAGGCCGCAGTATTTTTAAATTATGAATCGAGAAAGCCGGAGAACATTCGTGAAACGTTGATCCTTATGCGCGACAATTACCACGGCTGGGCGTTCGACAGGGCACCTGCGCTGATAAAAAAATATGATGCGGCTATAAAAGAGATTGATAGAGATTTGTAAAGGCGGCTGGTTACTTCTGTCTGATTAATGGAAATCCCAGTTTACAGATAAAATAATCTTTAGGAATTTTAAAAACTTCGTAAGGCTCTCTTAAGTAGCTTCCGCAGTTTCTTTTATCACCCTATTCCGCTCTACCAAAAGCTTTTCCATGTAACAGCCTAAAAAAAGGAAATTAGCGAGCCTCCCAAGCCAGCCACAGGGGGATTCAAACAGGAAAATATCTTTCATCACCGTTTGATCGTTTACGGTATAAAAAAGATGTTCGTGCCGGAAGCTTTTGAAAGCGCCGCTAACCATTTCGTCGGTAAATGAGTTCGGAAAGTCAAACTCTGTGACTTTTGAGCTGAGGTTTTGCCGGATGCCGAAATGCCGCGCGCGCCAGGTAACCGTTTCGCCCAATTCAATTAAACCGGTGGTACGCCCCGCAATAGCCTGTTCCCCGGTTTGTTTGGTAGATTCCAGATGCAGGTCAATACTCCTGGCCATGTCAAAACAGCGTTCAATTGGGGCATTAATATGGGTTGACAGTTCTATTTGGGTCATGATTGTTTTTTTAGGCAATTTAGCCCCTATTATTGCTTCACTGCGCTAACAATGACATGTTTGCATCAGCTTCACCCCAAAAACAACGACAATCAGCGATTAAAACTCGGCATTCCTTGGATACCTTGGGAAAGGGATCACATCCCTGATGTTACCCATGCCGGTAACAAATAATACCAGGCGCTCAAAGCCAAGCCCAAAACCCGCATGCGGGCAAGCGCCAAACCTGCGCGTATCCAGATACCACCAAAGCTCATCTTTAGGGATGCCCATTTCGTCCATGCGTTGCTCCAGCTTATCCAAACGTTCCTCACGCTGCGATCCGCCTACGATTTCGCCAATGCCCGGGAACAGGATATCCATTGCGCGAACAGTTTCGCGGCCATTGGCATCCGGCTCGTTCTGGCGCATATAAAATGCTTTGATCTCTTTTGGGTAATCGGTAAGGATCACCGGTTTTTTAAAGTGCTTCTCAACCAAATAGCGCTCATGTTCTGATTGCAGGTCGGTTCCCCAGCCTTCAACAGGGTACTGGAATTTCTTTTTCTTGTTCGGGGTCGATTCTTTTAAAATCTCGATAGCCTCGGTATAGGTAAGGCGCTCAAAATCGTTATCCAAACAAAATTGCAGCTTATCTGTCAGCGTCATCTCTGACCGTTCGTTCTGTGGCTTTTGTTTTTCTTCCTCGGTTAAGCGCTGGGATAAAAACGCGATATCATCGGCATTTTTATCAAGCGCATATTTTATAACATATTTCAACATGTCCTCGGCAAGGTCCATGTTGTCATTTAGGTCGTTAAAGGCAACTTCCGGTTCAATCATCCAAAACTCGGCCAGGTGGCGGGTAGTGTTTGAGTTTTCGGCACGGAATGTTGGTCCGAAAGTATAAATATCGCTCAAAGCCATTGCCCCAAGCTCGCCTTCCAGCTGCCCGGAAACGGTTAGGTTGGTTGCTTTGGCAAAAAAGTCTTGTGAGAAATCTATCTCCCCCGTTTCGGTTTTTGGCGGGTTGGCCAGATCAAAATTCGTTACGTGGAAAGTTTCTCCCGCACCCTCGGCATCAGATGCAGTAATGATAGGGGTGTGCAGGTAAACAAAGCCGCGCTCCTGGAAAAACTGGTGCACTGCAAACGACAGGCTGTTGCGCACACGGAATATGGCCCCAAAGGTATTGGTGCGGAAACGCAGGTGTGCCTTTTCGCGCAAAAACTCCAGCGTTTGTTTTTTTGGCTGCAACGGGTATTCTTCCGGGTCGCAATCACCTAATATTTCAATATCCTTTGCAATAACTTCTACTTTTTGCCCCTGGCCCAATGATGGGATCAGTTCGCCGGTTACGCTGATTGCAGCGCCAAAGGTGATGCGTTTAAGCAATGCCGGATCGGTATTTTCAAAATCAACCACAATTTGGATATTGTTATTGGTTGAGCCATCATTTAAAGCAATGAAACGATTTTGACGGAATGCACGCACCCACCCTTTAACGGTTATGTCAATACCTGTTTGTTCACTCTCCAATAATGCTTTGATCTTGATCCGCTGGCTCATATAAAATATTTTGAGGGGTAAAAATACGATTATTTGAGGTTTGTGGGAACCTGAATGCCGTGAAATTTTTGAATTAATACGATGTTGCCGGGTAAATTATGAATTACCCGAATCAAATAATTATGTAATTTATTCCATCTCGTGAGAATTCCGCAGCCCGCAAATGTGTAAGTTTGCGGTAATGAACCCCAAAGCAAGCCTGATTATCGGCATCCTGTGTATTGCCTTTTCACCCATTTTTGTAAGGCTTGCCGTTGCCGCTCCTTTAACTTCGGGCTTTTACCGCATTTTTATAGCCTGGCTTTGCCTGTTGCCTTATTGTATTATAAAAGGCCAGTTAAAAATAGGCCGCAGGGAATTAATGGTCGCGCTTATCGGTGGTGTGATTTTTGGAGCTGATATTGCTGTTTGGAACCTCTCGCTGGTAAAGATCCCGGCTACGGTGTCAACGCTTATCGCCAACCTTGCGCCGCTTTGGGTGGGATTGATCAGTTACCTGATCCTAAAACGCAAGTCGGGCAAAATGTTTTGGATAGGTACCTGGGTTGCCATTTTCGGCATGGTTATTTTAGTAGGCTATCAAAACATCTTGTCGCTGCAGTTTAATATCGGCATCCCGCTGGCGCTGCTGGCCAGCTTTTTTTACGCCATTTATATCGTTATTACCCGGGGCATCCTGCAAAAAATAAGTACGCTCACATTTATGTTTTATAACATGCTGGCCGGGAGTGTTTTTTTGTTTGGCATTAACCTGGTTCAGCACAATGAGCTTGTTGTATTTTCAACAGCAACCTGGTTGTGTTTTTTAGGTATGGGCCTGGTTTGTCAGCTTGCGGGCTGGCTAACCATCAATCGTTCGCTGCGTTTCCTGGAGTCAACCAAAGTATCCATTGCGCTTTTAAGTCAAACCGTGATAGCCGGTTTTTTGGCGATCCTGTTCCTGAGAGAAACGCTGGCCAGCAGGGAAATTTTCGGCAGTGTGATTGTGCTGGCCGGAATAGCAATCACCTTTTTAAAGAGAAAGGTAACACCATCCGACGCAATAGCGCTCAATCAATCAGGCACGTAAATATAAAACTTACCCCCGCTAAAGCTTAATTTATCGGGGCCGCCTCCATAAGTTTTCACAAAATTTAGTTCAAAAGTGCCGCTCATAATATTGCTGTAAACGTCAAAATTCTGTACCATAACGTTATTGGTATTT of Mucilaginibacter xinganensis contains these proteins:
- a CDS encoding DMT family transporter encodes the protein MCKFAVMNPKASLIIGILCIAFSPIFVRLAVAAPLTSGFYRIFIAWLCLLPYCIIKGQLKIGRRELMVALIGGVIFGADIAVWNLSLVKIPATVSTLIANLAPLWVGLISYLILKRKSGKMFWIGTWVAIFGMVILVGYQNILSLQFNIGIPLALLASFFYAIYIVITRGILQKISTLTFMFYNMLAGSVFLFGINLVQHNELVVFSTATWLCFLGMGLVCQLAGWLTINRSLRFLESTKVSIALLSQTVIAGFLAILFLRETLASREIFGSVIVLAGIAITFLKRKVTPSDAIALNQSGT
- a CDS encoding SRPBCC family protein is translated as MTQIELSTHINAPIERCFDMARSIDLHLESTKQTGEQAIAGRTTGLIELGETVTWRARHFGIRQNLSSKVTEFDFPNSFTDEMVSGAFKSFRHEHLFYTVNDQTVMKDIFLFESPCGWLGRLANFLFLGCYMEKLLVERNRVIKETAEAT
- the asnS gene encoding asparagine--tRNA ligase gives rise to the protein MSQRIKIKALLESEQTGIDITVKGWVRAFRQNRFIALNDGSTNNNIQIVVDFENTDPALLKRITFGAAISVTGELIPSLGQGQKVEVIAKDIEILGDCDPEEYPLQPKKQTLEFLREKAHLRFRTNTFGAIFRVRNSLSFAVHQFFQERGFVYLHTPIITASDAEGAGETFHVTNFDLANPPKTETGEIDFSQDFFAKATNLTVSGQLEGELGAMALSDIYTFGPTFRAENSNTTRHLAEFWMIEPEVAFNDLNDNMDLAEDMLKYVIKYALDKNADDIAFLSQRLTEEEKQKPQNERSEMTLTDKLQFCLDNDFERLTYTEAIEILKESTPNKKKKFQYPVEGWGTDLQSEHERYLVEKHFKKPVILTDYPKEIKAFYMRQNEPDANGRETVRAMDILFPGIGEIVGGSQREERLDKLEQRMDEMGIPKDELWWYLDTRRFGACPHAGFGLGFERLVLFVTGMGNIRDVIPFPRYPRNAEF